The Cyclobacteriaceae bacterium genome includes a region encoding these proteins:
- a CDS encoding SDR family oxidoreductase: protein MKKLENKTVLITGGLSGIGKASAVIAAAEGANVVVVDIKSVAYDSAMLEIKAENDKSIFLECDVTKADQIAAVITTVIEKFGSLDVALNNAGVGGGGEKIVETKEEEWNSIIHINLTSVFNCMRYQLKQMSSQKSGTIINMSSIHGKVGFANSAAYVASKHGIIGLTQTAALEYASDNIRVNAICPGFIETPLLTKGGITDNEKVKRQITELHPLKRFGKPEEVAKSFLFLASDDSSFITGTALEIDGGYLAQ from the coding sequence ATGAAGAAACTTGAGAACAAGACTGTATTAATTACTGGTGGACTATCAGGGATAGGAAAGGCATCTGCTGTAATAGCAGCTGCCGAAGGAGCAAACGTAGTAGTAGTTGATATTAAGTCGGTAGCATATGATTCAGCGATGCTGGAAATAAAAGCAGAAAATGATAAATCAATATTTCTGGAGTGTGATGTAACAAAGGCTGATCAGATTGCCGCTGTTATTACGACTGTCATCGAAAAGTTTGGTTCTCTTGATGTTGCATTAAACAACGCTGGTGTTGGCGGTGGTGGGGAAAAAATTGTTGAGACGAAAGAAGAAGAATGGAACAGCATTATCCACATAAATCTCACAAGCGTTTTTAATTGCATGAGATATCAACTTAAGCAGATGTCATCACAGAAAAGTGGTACTATTATTAACATGTCATCCATTCATGGTAAAGTTGGGTTTGCAAATTCAGCCGCATACGTTGCCTCCAAGCATGGAATTATTGGCCTTACACAGACAGCTGCTCTGGAGTATGCTTCAGACAACATAAGAGTCAATGCTATCTGCCCGGGATTTATTGAAACTCCCTTGCTTACAAAAGGAGGAATTACCGATAATGAAAAGGTTAAAAGACAAATTACAGAGCTTCATCCATTGAAGCGCTTCGGAAAACCTGAAGAGGTCGCTAAGAGTTTTCTTTTCCTGGCATCTGATGACAGTAGTTTTATAACAGGTACGGCACTCGAAATTGATGGTGGATACCTTGCACAATAA
- a CDS encoding DUF4142 domain-containing protein, with translation MKRTYFRILLTGSFCILLGCGSGSNTEKKENNKSKSSDTGKQGKIDSIKKSEKKTIQYQSLSKDESDFILKAADARMMGILEGKAAVRKGSTQEIKDYGALMIKDQTSMLNNLKRLTQQLSFPLPDTISEDKQDGLKYLLALESRKFDRKFIKMMKIDHRRDIRQFNRAKDYKNADVRNFASQYLPLIETHLDKVKSIRIRRKAAKPT, from the coding sequence ATGAAAAGAACATACTTTAGAATCTTATTGACAGGGTCATTTTGCATACTTCTGGGATGTGGATCTGGTTCGAATACTGAGAAAAAAGAAAATAACAAGTCAAAATCTTCCGACACAGGAAAGCAAGGAAAAATTGATTCAATCAAGAAATCTGAAAAGAAGACCATCCAGTATCAAAGTCTTTCCAAGGATGAATCAGATTTTATATTAAAAGCGGCTGATGCACGCATGATGGGAATTCTAGAGGGCAAAGCTGCAGTAAGGAAAGGATCTACTCAGGAAATAAAAGATTACGGAGCATTGATGATAAAAGATCAGACCTCAATGCTGAACAATCTTAAACGGCTGACGCAACAGCTTTCATTTCCGTTACCAGACACAATTAGTGAAGATAAACAGGATGGATTGAAATATCTTCTTGCGCTTGAATCAAGGAAATTTGACAGGAAGTTTATTAAGATGATGAAGATCGATCATCGAAGGGATATCCGGCAATTCAATAGAGCTAAAGACTATAAAAATGCTGATGTTAGAAATTTCGCGTCCCAGTATCTTCCTCTAATTGAAACTCACCTTGACAAAGTAAAAAGCATTCGCATCAGAAGGAAGGCTGCAAAACCAACCTGA
- a CDS encoding OmpA family protein, with product MKNLNSKLQTGIWLTVIIFTMQVILGGCKASNTAKGTAIGAGAGAVIGGLIGKGSNNTAVGAIIGAGVGGATGAIIGRHMDKQAEELKNDLKGANVERVGEGIKITFDSGLMFALDSYVLNSSTKENLNSLAKTLNKYDDTNVLVEGHTDATGKDDYNMQLSKKRANAVSDYLESLGVKGSRVTTTGYGETQPISTTDSENRRVEVAIYANKKMQKLAEKGELGQ from the coding sequence ATGAAAAATCTAAATTCAAAGCTGCAAACCGGAATCTGGTTGACAGTAATAATTTTTACCATGCAAGTAATTCTGGGTGGATGCAAAGCCTCCAATACAGCAAAAGGAACAGCCATTGGTGCTGGTGCAGGTGCCGTTATTGGTGGATTGATCGGGAAAGGTTCTAATAATACTGCAGTAGGTGCCATTATTGGTGCTGGTGTAGGCGGAGCAACCGGAGCGATCATTGGTCGTCATATGGACAAGCAAGCTGAGGAATTGAAAAATGATCTTAAAGGAGCCAATGTAGAACGTGTCGGAGAAGGTATCAAGATCACATTCGATTCAGGTCTTATGTTTGCTCTTGACTCATATGTATTGAATTCCTCAACAAAGGAAAATCTTAACTCACTTGCCAAAACCCTTAATAAGTATGATGATACAAACGTTTTGGTAGAAGGTCACACGGATGCCACTGGTAAGGATGACTATAATATGCAACTTTCAAAGAAAAGAGCGAATGCTGTTTCTGATTACCTCGAATCACTTGGAGTAAAAGGCAGCAGAGTGACCACTACCGGTTATGGTGAAACGCAACCTATTTCAACAACAGATTCTGAAAACAGACGTGTAGAGGTCGCAATCTATGCCAACAAGAAAATGCAAAAGCTTGCTGAAAAGGGAGAGTTAGGTCAGTAA
- a CDS encoding DUF4421 family protein produces the protein MGRIKSVIFIFLLIIISSHGTQAQHDSTYYASYTHLITGRAFLSQKYTALTLKNEKTPYTINYIPNAKVNFGIGASYKWATFNIATGIGYLNPDEGQGKTSYLDLQFHKYSQRFTFDLVGQFYKGFYLFPKGTASGSDQYYSRPDLKVTMFGGSLQYIVNNKRFSAQAMYLQNEWQKKSAGTILVGVETYSGRIRGDSTIVPTVIDNTTVESNVDFFEIGVNLGYAYTLVIKEHFFLTGSASASVDYSNTTLKNSDGSSVSSGVSPNTFFRLVTGYNSEHWALQVIYINNNVRLGDGIREAS, from the coding sequence ATGGGTAGAATCAAATCCGTTATTTTTATTTTCCTTCTGATTATTATTAGCAGCCATGGTACTCAAGCCCAGCATGATTCTACCTATTATGCTTCTTACACGCATTTAATTACCGGAAGAGCATTTCTCTCACAGAAGTATACAGCTCTGACTTTAAAAAATGAGAAAACTCCTTACACAATAAATTATATACCCAACGCAAAAGTTAATTTCGGAATTGGGGCGAGCTATAAATGGGCAACATTCAACATTGCAACAGGAATTGGCTATCTCAATCCTGATGAAGGTCAGGGAAAGACAAGTTATCTGGATCTTCAATTCCATAAATACTCTCAGAGATTTACGTTTGACCTTGTCGGCCAGTTTTACAAAGGTTTTTACTTGTTTCCCAAAGGAACAGCCTCTGGCAGCGATCAATACTATTCAAGACCTGATCTTAAGGTGACAATGTTCGGCGGATCGCTACAATACATCGTAAACAATAAGCGATTCTCTGCCCAGGCTATGTACTTACAGAATGAGTGGCAAAAAAAATCAGCAGGAACTATATTGGTCGGAGTTGAAACCTATTCAGGAAGGATCAGAGGCGACAGTACAATTGTTCCTACGGTTATTGACAATACAACTGTTGAATCTAATGTGGATTTCTTTGAAATAGGCGTAAATCTCGGTTATGCTTACACACTCGTGATCAAAGAGCATTTCTTTCTAACAGGCTCAGCATCGGCAAGTGTTGATTACAGTAATACAACACTTAAAAACAGTGATGGAAGTTCAGTGTCTTCAGGGGTAAGCCCAAATACATTTTTCAGGCTGGTAACAGGTTATAATAGCGAACACTGGGCCCTTCAAGTTATTTATATAAACAATAATGTCAGGCTTGGTGACGGAATACGCGAAGCTTCATAG
- a CDS encoding response regulator, with amino-acid sequence MEHDIEILLVEDNLDEAQLTIRNLKRSNLANKLLHISDGAEALDFLFAKNKYIGRKVGNGLKLILLDLKLPKVDGLEILKAVKEDERTKMIPVIVLTSSREEQDIISSYRLGVNSYVVKPVNFESFSKAVVELGMYWMLLNVPPTSK; translated from the coding sequence ATGGAACATGACATAGAGATCTTGCTTGTCGAAGATAATTTAGACGAAGCTCAGCTGACAATCAGGAATTTAAAAAGGAGCAATCTTGCGAATAAACTTTTACACATCAGTGATGGTGCGGAGGCGCTCGATTTCCTGTTTGCTAAGAATAAATACATTGGAAGGAAAGTCGGCAATGGCCTTAAGCTTATTCTTTTGGATTTAAAGCTTCCAAAAGTTGATGGACTGGAAATCTTAAAGGCTGTGAAAGAAGATGAGCGCACAAAAATGATTCCTGTCATTGTACTTACCTCTTCACGTGAAGAACAAGATATCATTTCAAGTTATCGGCTCGGAGTAAACAGCTATGTTGTGAAACCTGTAAACTTTGAATCGTTTTCAAAAGCGGTTGTGGAACTGGGAATGTATTGGATGTTGCTGAATGTTCCGCCCACGTCTAAATAA
- a CDS encoding FAD-binding oxidoreductase, with the protein MDLRSSYPFWLLNNGIIATYPSLSKNSRTQVAILGAGITGALVAWHLCKKGFDVIIVDKRHVGMGSTAASTALLQYEIDTPLHKLAEIVGERNAARSYKLCINSIYEIEKICKELKTDVGFSLKESFQYASTKKDSRDLEKEFAIRKKHGIDLKWLTEKDIKTKFGFYAPAGLLSSEGAQIDAYRFTHAILAHIAATGRLQVFDATEVLDIKHHRNTVTLSTSLGTTITANHLVIASGYESQKYLPKKVEEFHSTYAIVSEPFSENKFWYHNSLIWETATPYLYLRTTDDNRILIGGKDDEFSSAFKRDSALPGKAKALEKSFNKLFPNIPFKTDFQWAGTFAITKDGLPFIGSVRQRPATSFALGFGGNGITFSVIAAQMIRDKLMGKVNKDELIFSFNR; encoded by the coding sequence ATGGATCTCCGATCATCCTATCCTTTCTGGCTATTGAACAATGGCATCATTGCGACCTATCCATCACTTTCAAAAAACAGCCGGACACAAGTTGCTATTTTGGGGGCCGGAATTACGGGAGCTCTTGTTGCATGGCATTTATGCAAAAAAGGATTTGACGTAATCATCGTTGACAAGCGACATGTAGGAATGGGAAGCACTGCAGCCAGTACAGCCCTGCTTCAATATGAAATTGATACTCCTCTTCACAAGCTGGCAGAGATTGTAGGGGAAAGAAATGCAGCCAGAAGCTATAAGCTATGTATTAATTCTATTTACGAAATTGAAAAGATCTGTAAAGAACTTAAAACGGACGTTGGCTTTTCGCTTAAAGAAAGTTTTCAATATGCCTCCACCAAAAAAGATAGCCGTGACCTTGAAAAAGAGTTTGCTATCCGCAAAAAACATGGCATTGATTTAAAATGGTTAACTGAAAAAGATATAAAAACCAAGTTTGGATTTTATGCTCCTGCCGGACTTTTATCCAGTGAAGGCGCACAGATAGATGCTTACAGATTTACCCACGCAATCCTTGCTCATATCGCTGCAACAGGCAGACTTCAGGTGTTTGATGCGACTGAAGTCCTTGACATCAAACATCACCGCAATACAGTTACTCTTTCCACGAGCCTTGGAACTACGATTACTGCCAATCATCTTGTCATCGCAAGTGGTTATGAATCTCAAAAATACCTACCAAAAAAGGTTGAGGAATTTCATTCTACTTACGCTATTGTGAGCGAACCATTCTCTGAAAATAAATTCTGGTATCATAATTCATTGATCTGGGAAACCGCTACCCCTTACCTCTACCTCCGAACAACAGATGACAACAGAATACTAATTGGCGGCAAGGATGATGAGTTTTCAAGTGCTTTCAAAAGAGATAGTGCACTTCCAGGAAAAGCAAAGGCGCTGGAAAAATCCTTTAACAAATTATTCCCTAACATTCCTTTCAAGACGGATTTTCAATGGGCAGGAACATTTGCGATTACGAAAGATGGCCTTCCATTCATAGGATCCGTTAGACAACGTCCTGCCACATCCTTTGCTCTTGGCTTTGGGGGCAATGGAATAACATTCAGTGTGATTGCTGCACAAATGATCAGGGATAAATTGATGGGGAAGGTCAACAAGGACGAGTTGATTTTCAGCTTCAATCGATAG
- a CDS encoding M23 family metallopeptidase: protein MTKVFYYYDPSTSRYTRVEYGIWHKILKAIRTTVMVVVGAFSLFYLYISFFEMPNELKLKNDLKDLEVSYAELNNKINNLNDALTSIEKRDDYVYRAVLGTEPIDPAVRKGGVGGRDRYSDIRAKKIKNAEYIAELHEKIDKVRRKIYIESISQDELLRIANDKQKLFAAIPAIQPISNQHLTALASGFGPRLHPFYKVIKMHQGIDFSAPEGTPIYSTADGVVIAADTAFVGYGKMVIIDHGFGYQTRYAHLKDFIVKTGDHISRGEPIAFVGNTGQSTAPHLHYEVVLNGMQINPIHYFYNDLTPSEYEKIVQLASIQNQSMGN from the coding sequence ATGACCAAAGTATTTTATTACTACGATCCTTCAACATCACGATACACTCGGGTGGAGTACGGAATTTGGCATAAAATATTAAAAGCCATTCGCACAACGGTCATGGTAGTGGTTGGAGCATTCAGCTTATTCTATTTATACATCAGTTTTTTCGAAATGCCTAATGAACTGAAACTGAAAAATGATTTAAAAGATCTTGAAGTAAGCTATGCAGAACTGAATAACAAGATCAATAATCTTAACGACGCACTAACTTCTATTGAGAAAAGGGACGACTACGTTTACCGCGCTGTTCTTGGTACAGAACCCATCGATCCTGCAGTAAGAAAAGGTGGTGTTGGTGGAAGAGACCGTTACTCAGATATCCGTGCGAAGAAAATCAAGAACGCTGAATACATTGCTGAACTACATGAGAAGATCGATAAAGTAAGAAGAAAGATCTATATAGAATCAATCTCACAGGATGAATTATTAAGAATTGCGAATGATAAGCAAAAACTTTTCGCAGCAATACCTGCTATTCAACCAATCTCTAATCAGCATTTAACTGCACTCGCCTCAGGATTCGGTCCAAGATTGCACCCTTTTTATAAAGTGATCAAAATGCACCAGGGAATTGATTTCTCAGCACCGGAAGGAACTCCCATTTATTCAACTGCTGATGGTGTTGTCATCGCTGCAGACACAGCTTTTGTTGGCTATGGCAAGATGGTCATCATCGACCACGGTTTCGGCTATCAGACACGATATGCGCATTTGAAAGATTTCATTGTAAAGACCGGAGATCATATCTCAAGAGGCGAACCCATCGCATTCGTTGGGAATACAGGACAATCTACTGCACCACATTTACATTATGAGGTTGTCTTAAATGGAATGCAGATCAATCCTATCCATTATTTTTATAATGATCTTACTCCATCAGAGTATGAGAAGATTGTTCAGTTAGCATCTATTCAAAATCAGTCAATGGGAAATTAA
- a CDS encoding PAS domain S-box protein has protein sequence MSLTRRLLLIVAIVLPVILVAIFSYLRIRENTTEQIHKDRSFIASLSARILKEKLDRLTNLGISFTTRPLLRKHVDENKWEEAIELIRQIPEDFQFIDRVFISDTLGNLMKDIPEHPELYGKSFAWSPWYLGVKENWKPYISSVYKRIAEPQIVVSAVAVPIKNLKGKVRGILVLQVQVQKLLEWKSDFGQDRSAFIYVVDQKGNIAANPQHTVDSVVSYAEVPAVQKALRGEKGVEILYNPIAGEERLSAYEQVPEHGWAVIVQQPVTKFFTSNGTLPYLFVFYGLALLLAFGLAWFLIKEINSRLKRDEEKIAFSEKSYEHLFGNMLNGFAHCEVIFKDGKAVDYIYRTVNQEFESLTGMKNAEGKKISELIPGLIDLDPEHFARVGRVALTGKHEKFEMNVEPLDRWFSISLYSPEKGFFVGLFDNITDQKKVQQKLIASEKRFRALVENAHDIILLNNKEGRVIYASPALEKLTGFSLEEMRSVAIDRVMDADQLKKSWEMLNQSLKNPGVPIPRLDRLFHKNGSVVWIEGTMINLLDDENVQAIVSNCHDITERRESEKKLKESETNLKNIFQNISEGITLIDKTGIIKSLNDKAVEDAVLFTSRKMTVGDNVFEFVDPARLDAFRKLIEKINLGESVEYDHSYHVQSGTLRWVSVSLNPVKDDGEVVGTAITTRDITERKITEDKLANSEKYYRSLIENISDAIVVNDENSKLLYQSPSVTKILGYTEEERKGQLVKNYVHPDHSEEFDQLYRDLKKRPREPMAFQYRFRHKNGMYIWLEGVVTNLLDDPNVKAIISNYRDITERKEAEAKLAANERRFQRMIESSNDAIILTDKNMVGFYRSPSVIKITGRSPDEMSTVGVGQIHPEDTHTIAAVLKQSLREPGQSIPAKLRIIHKLGHVIWVEGTMTNMLHDESINALVLNYHDITEQKNAELEILKLNSELEERVKLRTTQLEAANNELEGFTYSVSHDLRSPLRIIDGFSQILIEDYSSKLDEEGQKTLKVIMSNAKRMGSLIDDLLDFSRLGRYHIRLSDVDMKQLVSEALHELKDGGIPLPSRIIIGSLEIAKGDSTLLKQVWTNLISNAVKYSSKNPDPVIEIGCKNEEGKTVYYVKDNGAGFDMKYYHKLFGVFQRLHHQQEFTGTGVGLALSHRILLRHNGSIWAEAKLGEGATFYFTLPDNPEILTKI, from the coding sequence ATGTCATTGACCCGTAGATTACTTCTTATTGTCGCAATCGTTCTACCAGTGATTCTGGTGGCGATCTTCAGTTACTTGCGTATTCGCGAAAACACTACTGAGCAAATCCACAAAGACAGAAGCTTCATTGCCTCACTTTCCGCAAGAATATTAAAGGAAAAGCTCGATCGACTGACAAACCTGGGAATCTCTTTCACAACACGTCCTTTGTTAAGAAAACATGTTGACGAGAACAAATGGGAAGAAGCTATTGAATTGATCCGTCAAATTCCTGAAGATTTTCAATTCATCGACAGGGTTTTCATTTCCGACACGCTGGGAAATTTAATGAAGGATATTCCAGAACATCCTGAACTTTACGGAAAGAGCTTTGCCTGGAGTCCATGGTATCTAGGAGTAAAGGAAAACTGGAAGCCATACATCTCTTCTGTTTACAAAAGAATAGCCGAACCGCAAATTGTAGTTTCCGCAGTTGCAGTTCCAATTAAAAATCTGAAGGGTAAGGTTCGTGGTATCCTTGTTTTACAAGTTCAGGTTCAAAAATTACTAGAATGGAAGAGTGATTTCGGCCAGGATCGCTCAGCGTTCATTTATGTTGTTGATCAAAAAGGAAATATTGCAGCTAATCCTCAACATACCGTAGACTCAGTCGTGAGCTACGCAGAAGTACCTGCCGTTCAAAAAGCACTTAGAGGCGAAAAGGGTGTTGAGATATTGTATAATCCAATCGCAGGAGAAGAAAGACTCTCTGCATATGAACAAGTTCCGGAGCACGGATGGGCAGTTATTGTTCAGCAACCGGTTACCAAATTTTTCACATCCAATGGAACGCTACCATACTTATTCGTTTTTTATGGACTGGCTCTCCTACTTGCCTTTGGATTAGCATGGTTTCTTATAAAGGAAATCAATTCAAGACTGAAGCGTGATGAAGAAAAAATTGCTTTCAGTGAAAAAAGCTATGAGCACCTTTTCGGAAATATGCTTAATGGCTTTGCGCATTGTGAGGTGATATTTAAAGACGGAAAAGCAGTCGATTATATCTATCGGACTGTGAATCAGGAATTTGAAAGCCTTACAGGAATGAAGAATGCTGAGGGGAAAAAAATCTCAGAACTTATCCCAGGTCTGATTGATTTGGATCCAGAGCATTTTGCACGGGTCGGAAGAGTAGCATTAACGGGAAAGCACGAAAAGTTTGAAATGAATGTTGAACCTTTGGATCGTTGGTTCTCCATTTCACTGTACAGTCCCGAAAAAGGTTTTTTTGTTGGATTGTTTGATAATATAACAGACCAGAAAAAAGTACAGCAAAAATTAATTGCCAGTGAAAAACGTTTCAGAGCTCTGGTTGAAAATGCTCACGATATCATTTTATTAAATAACAAAGAGGGGCGTGTAATTTATGCCAGTCCTGCTCTCGAAAAACTTACCGGATTCTCACTGGAAGAAATGAGAAGTGTAGCAATTGATCGCGTGATGGACGCCGACCAATTGAAAAAGTCATGGGAAATGTTGAATCAATCGCTCAAAAACCCAGGAGTTCCAATTCCAAGACTCGATAGATTGTTTCATAAAAATGGCAGTGTGGTCTGGATCGAAGGAACCATGATCAATTTATTGGATGATGAAAATGTTCAGGCTATCGTGTCGAACTGCCATGATATTACAGAACGGAGGGAATCAGAAAAGAAGCTCAAAGAATCAGAAACCAACCTCAAGAACATTTTTCAGAATATTTCAGAAGGCATTACACTCATTGATAAGACTGGGATTATAAAATCTCTCAATGATAAAGCGGTTGAAGATGCCGTACTCTTCACCAGCCGGAAAATGACGGTCGGTGATAATGTTTTTGAATTTGTGGATCCCGCAAGACTTGATGCATTCAGAAAGCTTATTGAGAAGATTAATCTCGGAGAGAGTGTTGAATATGATCATTCATATCATGTTCAAAGCGGAACTCTTCGTTGGGTCAGTGTTTCACTCAATCCTGTGAAAGACGATGGAGAAGTAGTAGGAACCGCAATTACAACACGTGATATCACTGAACGCAAAATAACAGAAGACAAGCTCGCCAATAGCGAAAAATATTATCGCTCTCTCATCGAGAATATCTCTGATGCGATTGTGGTCAACGACGAAAACTCAAAACTTCTTTATCAAAGCCCGTCCGTTACAAAAATTCTTGGCTATACAGAAGAAGAAAGAAAAGGTCAGTTAGTAAAAAATTACGTCCACCCTGACCATTCTGAAGAGTTTGATCAGCTTTATCGTGACTTAAAGAAACGACCCAGGGAGCCAATGGCTTTCCAGTACCGCTTTCGTCACAAAAATGGCATGTACATATGGCTTGAAGGCGTTGTCACAAACCTTCTTGACGACCCAAATGTCAAGGCCATCATTTCCAACTATCGTGACATCACCGAACGCAAGGAAGCAGAAGCAAAATTAGCCGCAAATGAAAGGCGCTTCCAGAGGATGATTGAGAGCAGCAACGATGCCATTATCCTTACCGATAAGAACATGGTTGGATTCTACCGAAGCCCGTCTGTTATAAAAATTACCGGAAGATCTCCCGATGAAATGTCAACGGTGGGAGTTGGTCAAATTCATCCGGAGGATACTCACACCATTGCTGCTGTTCTGAAGCAATCACTCCGTGAACCAGGGCAATCCATTCCCGCTAAACTTAGAATCATACATAAGCTTGGACACGTTATTTGGGTAGAAGGCACTATGACCAACATGCTTCACGATGAAAGCATCAACGCGTTGGTACTTAATTACCACGACATCACCGAACAAAAGAATGCCGAATTGGAAATATTAAAACTCAATTCAGAACTTGAAGAGCGTGTAAAGCTTAGAACGACTCAACTGGAAGCTGCGAACAATGAACTGGAGGGATTTACATATTCAGTTTCACACGATCTGAGATCTCCTTTACGGATCATTGATGGGTTCAGTCAGATTCTGATTGAAGATTATTCATCCAAGCTGGATGAAGAAGGTCAAAAGACTCTAAAGGTAATTATGAGCAATGCCAAGCGCATGGGATCGCTCATCGATGACCTGCTTGATTTCTCAAGATTAGGAAGATATCATATTCGACTATCAGATGTTGATATGAAGCAGTTAGTATCAGAAGCACTCCATGAATTGAAAGACGGAGGCATACCACTTCCATCCAGAATCATCATTGGATCTCTGGAAATTGCCAAAGGTGACAGCACATTATTAAAACAGGTCTGGACCAATCTCATTTCCAATGCTGTAAAATACTCCAGCAAGAATCCAGATCCTGTAATCGAAATTGGATGCAAGAATGAGGAGGGGAAGACCGTATATTATGTAAAAGATAATGGTGCTGGTTTTGATATGAAATATTATCATAAGCTATTCGGAGTGTTTCAAAGACTTCATCATCAGCAGGAATTCACAGGCACTGGGGTAGGATTAGCACTCTCTCATCGCATCTTATTGCGTCATAATGGATCGATCTGGGCAGAAGCAAAACTTGGAGAAGGGGCTACTTTCTACTTTACTTTGCCCGATAATCCAGAAATTCTAACCAAAATTTAA
- a CDS encoding response regulator transcription factor, whose translation MGKIKLLLVDDHKLIREGVKSMVENTEDLSVIGSVSSGEDSINEVRENRPDIILMDIMMGGMTGIEATRWIKEFDPTIKIILLTMEISKEYVSAGIKSGVDGYLPKDVDRDTLLDAIRTVSSGGRFFNDAILKLVFEDFYSKEKQKSSDKKLPNDLTKREYEILVQVATGKTNKEVGETLFISIKTVETHKTHIMEKLGLRNTAEMVKYAIKNNIISIDSL comes from the coding sequence ATGGGAAAAATTAAGCTTTTACTAGTAGATGATCACAAACTGATCCGTGAAGGAGTTAAGTCAATGGTGGAAAATACTGAAGATCTCAGTGTGATTGGATCAGTTTCTTCCGGTGAAGATTCCATTAATGAAGTCCGTGAAAATCGCCCTGATATTATTTTGATGGATATTATGATGGGAGGGATGACGGGTATTGAAGCCACTCGATGGATAAAAGAGTTTGATCCTACTATCAAGATCATTCTATTGACAATGGAGATCAGTAAGGAATATGTTTCTGCCGGGATCAAATCAGGAGTGGATGGCTACCTCCCGAAAGATGTTGACAGAGACACACTACTTGATGCCATTCGTACAGTCAGTAGTGGTGGCCGTTTTTTCAATGATGCAATCCTGAAACTTGTTTTTGAAGATTTCTATTCAAAGGAAAAGCAGAAGAGTTCAGACAAGAAACTTCCGAATGATCTTACTAAAAGAGAATATGAAATTCTGGTTCAGGTCGCCACTGGTAAGACAAATAAAGAAGTAGGGGAGACTCTTTTTATCAGCATCAAAACAGTAGAGACGCATAAGACTCACATCATGGAAAAGCTTGGCCTAAGAAATACAGCAGAAATGGTAAAGTATGCGATCAAAAATAATATAATATCAATTGATAGTCTTTGA